From the Brachyspira suanatina genome, the window AGCCGGAAAATCAACTTTGGTAAGATGCATAAACTTATTAGAAAGACCTACATCAGGAAAAGTTTATGTAGGCGGAGAGGAATTGACATCTTTAAAACCTAGAGAGCTTAGAGAGAAAAGGAAAAAAATAGGTATGATATTTCAGCAGTTTAACTTGTTCGGCTCAAGAACAGTATTTAAAAATGTTGCATACCCATTAAGATACAGAGGACTTTCAAAAGAAGAAATAGAAAAAAAAGTGATGTCTTTACTTGAACTTGTAGATATAAAAGAAAAGGCCTATGTTTATCCTTCGCAATTAAGCGGCGGACAGAAACAAAGAGTTGCAATAGCTAGAGCTTTAGCCAATGATCCGCAAATACTTTTATGCGATGAAGCTACAAGTGCATTAGATCCTCAAACAACATCTTCTATATTGAAGTTATTAAAAAAATTAAATGAAGAACTTGGAATAACTATAGTTGTAATAACCCATGAGATGAGCGTTGTAAAAGAGTTATGTCATAGAGTTGCAGTTATGAGTAATGGTCATCTTATAGAGGAAGGAAATATATTTGAGGTATTCTCTCATCCTAAAAATCAAATCACTCAGGATTTTATAGATACAACTTCAAATGTATCTAAGATATATACGCTTATAGAAGAAAAACATAATATAACAGAATTAAAACAAGGCGAATGTATATTAAGATTAAAATATAAAAAGGATTCTGTAGGAGAGGCTTTAATATCTCATATTTCAAGAAAGTTTAATGTTGATGTTAATATAATATTTGGAAATGTTGAGCTTATAGATGAAAGCCTTTTAGGCGGACTTGTTGTTATACTTCATGAAAAAGAAAAACATGGCATAACAAAAACTATAGAGTTCCTTAATGAACAAAATGTAGATGTAGAGGTAATAAAAGATGCTAGATATGATGAATAATTTAATGCCTAATGTTATGGCTGATTTGCCTAGACTTTATCAAAGCATAATACAAACTTTTGTAATGCTTTTTTATTCAGGTGTAATATCATTTTTTATAGGTGGATTTTTGGGAGTGCTTTTAATAGTTACTAAAAAATTCGGAATAATGGAAAATATATTGTTATATGAAGTATTAAGCAAAGTGATTAACTTTTTCAGAGCTATACCATTTATAATACTTCTTGCTATGTTAG encodes:
- a CDS encoding methionine ABC transporter ATP-binding protein translates to MIVLENVSKVFKTAKNKQLNAVNNVSLKINKGEIYGIIGFSGAGKSTLVRCINLLERPTSGKVYVGGEELTSLKPRELREKRKKIGMIFQQFNLFGSRTVFKNVAYPLRYRGLSKEEIEKKVMSLLELVDIKEKAYVYPSQLSGGQKQRVAIARALANDPQILLCDEATSALDPQTTSSILKLLKKLNEELGITIVVITHEMSVVKELCHRVAVMSNGHLIEEGNIFEVFSHPKNQITQDFIDTTSNVSKIYTLIEEKHNITELKQGECILRLKYKKDSVGEALISHISRKFNVDVNIIFGNVELIDESLLGGLVVILHEKEKHGITKTIEFLNEQNVDVEVIKDARYDE